The following are encoded together in the Pseudomonas maumuensis genome:
- a CDS encoding sensor histidine kinase yields MTTPHPPPGTELLAPPLAKARRRSWRAVVMVTLGLALLFALLGGVVLQRFEAGLLDNLRGAQQILACEMVANLPRHLGGDALAHYLDTHLAPSLRAHRQLYLFDAEGHVAYATVRTPSPSAETLVASSAFGRSQHVPVTSSISEDAHGDSYLLTFRRVPDSDMTLVLGSALAPVLAPYQSLGRQALLALLLTCVAVLVALRTRARELFADIEHSLAQLRGHNQELSRQRRELACQVDRDCRFFQEASHDFRQRLHAMQLLLHTVQQCDAHERRVLLGKTLYVVLNLQAYVRDFLDLARLRGDAAPPCCQALQVQSLLQELELGFEDVALQRGLDLRVRASALSLHSDHNRLARVMENLLANACKFARGRVLVAARRTCRGVALEVWNDGPGIAKKDRQRIFSPYYQAAAHGPCQQDGVGLGLAIVLRLCAILGHEVSVHERHGLTLVRVHVPGDKAQP; encoded by the coding sequence ATGACTACGCCACATCCGCCGCCTGGCACTGAGCTTCTCGCCCCGCCACTGGCCAAGGCCCGGCGTCGCTCCTGGCGCGCCGTCGTCATGGTGACGCTGGGCCTGGCGCTGCTCTTCGCGTTGCTCGGCGGTGTCGTCCTGCAACGCTTCGAGGCGGGGTTGCTGGACAACCTGCGCGGGGCCCAGCAGATCCTTGCCTGTGAGATGGTCGCGAACCTGCCACGGCACCTCGGCGGCGATGCCCTCGCACATTACCTGGACACCCACCTGGCGCCTTCCCTGCGCGCCCATCGCCAGTTGTACCTGTTCGACGCCGAGGGACACGTCGCCTACGCCACCGTACGCACGCCATCACCCTCCGCCGAGACGCTGGTGGCCAGCTCGGCGTTCGGTCGCAGCCAGCATGTGCCGGTGACCAGCAGCATCAGCGAGGACGCCCACGGCGACAGCTATCTGCTGACGTTCCGCCGTGTACCCGACAGCGACATGACCCTGGTGCTCGGTAGTGCCCTGGCGCCGGTGCTGGCGCCGTACCAGAGCCTGGGCCGACAAGCCTTGCTGGCGCTGCTGCTGACCTGCGTGGCGGTGTTGGTGGCCTTGCGCACTCGGGCCCGGGAGCTGTTCGCCGACATCGAGCACAGCCTTGCCCAGTTGCGCGGCCACAACCAAGAGCTGTCGCGCCAGCGCCGCGAGCTGGCGTGCCAGGTCGACCGTGACTGCCGCTTTTTCCAGGAGGCCTCCCACGACTTTCGCCAGCGCCTGCACGCCATGCAGCTGCTGCTGCACACCGTGCAGCAATGCGATGCCCACGAACGCCGCGTGCTACTGGGCAAGACCTTGTACGTGGTCCTCAACCTGCAGGCCTACGTGCGCGATTTCCTCGACCTGGCGCGCCTGCGCGGCGACGCCGCGCCGCCCTGTTGCCAGGCACTGCAGGTGCAATCGCTGCTGCAGGAGCTGGAACTGGGCTTCGAGGATGTCGCCCTGCAACGTGGCCTCGACCTGCGCGTGCGCGCCAGCGCCCTGAGCCTGCACAGCGACCACAACCGTCTGGCACGGGTGATGGAGAACCTGCTGGCCAATGCCTGCAAGTTCGCCCGGGGCCGGGTGCTGGTAGCAGCCAGACGCACCTGCCGTGGCGTGGCGCTGGAGGTGTGGAACGACGGCCCCGGCATCGCCAAAAAGGACCGCCAGCGGATTTTCAGCCCCTATTACCAGGCTGCGGCGCACGGCCCTTGCCAGCAAGATGGGGTCGGCCTGGGCCTGGCCATCGTCCTGCGCCTGTGCGCGATTCTCGGCCATGAAGTCAGCGTGCATGAACGCCACGGCCTCACTCTGGTTCGCGTGCATGTTCCCGGCGACAAGGCGCAACCATGA
- a CDS encoding non-ribosomal peptide synthetase: MTPQALAPSQIPEWFAYQLAPESAVYNVSFNHFFLDRVDRAAFLAAWQQLLARHDVFRLRLGYADGRPCQYLGEPQVLDPARLFIERTSLPAEQVLAEQQRLAREYALAPFDFANEVLYRLHLVAYPGDEFQLIFTVHHIIWDETSTLNLIREFATLYGAACQGRQAQLAPLRGSFLDYARRCNDALHSGELEVHRQYWLRQFADLPAPLELPTDRPRPAVQTYNGNTVKTWLPRGLARDLGRFCASRNSTPFMFLLSVLDLYLHRICGQDDLVLGCPIAGRSPQDQDSLGCYAVPMPIRTRIVPGMTFATLLEQVASTVMEAFEHYRYPCVNVIEALDHHKDLSRPKLFSVMAGVQNDKSDFVSVDLGQGQLYPKEVFAAENHGARFDLAIGLDPVGSDVKLFCTYNSDLFDGDTVERLLDSLQTLFQATIDDPHQPLPNYPLLSAEAARQVLQDFNPPAPSGAPVVGTVLELIEMRWRQAPGAAALASAHASLDQAAVAAEVDGLARQLVASGLGAGQAVGVLLDGGAEAVIALLAVLRLGALYVPLHPDWPLNRLRAVADQAGLAALVSREAQGEQALALGVPTLFIERLARQPTGQPRLASQANAGQLAYLLFTSGTTGQPKGIPVHHAGLLALIEATQARYALQPGERMLFWTATTFDASLLDMLWPLCAGAEVVPWPPGLARTAEHLLQVLERQRIAVLQIVPAMLEALVEAARRAGCRLPALRLIICGAAALHRSLAERTLATFDCRLANHYGPTEATVDALWHDCAQPCADERVPIGRPLPHVQAFILDRHDQPLPIGVPGQLCLASAGLSPGYWQAPEQTRQAFFDKALLPGEAPLRLYRTGDLARFDAEGQVHYIGRLDHQVKVRGNRVELGDIESALASHPDVARAVVTWQEEDAGRLRAFVELRERQVARIEARGQVLRQFSVAQRPELRVHMNLIHQGTWPRYFAGSQVLTQHWQSLYSLFPHYQFCLVDDTDQVACVANGVPLYWDGQRQSVPAGWDAALQLALRQHQAGIAPNTVVGLAGIVAEHCQGQGLASTLAKGFRALARRHGLEHFLGPVRPVGMPAGMPVQQWAESRDERGEPLDFWLRVHLRLGARELGVALESQRIEGSLAQWREWTGAQFEHAGPCQVDEALQAVEVDLANDRACYHDPSIWVGHSGLREPAPPAPLCDPAALRQHLAECLPAYMLPDELLIIARLPLTENGKPDLHRLQHQALPHDAPASLASTPLQQQLQVLWQRLLGADGFGIDHDFFALGGQSLKVIEMLAAVEQAHGRKVRLQAFYRQPTIRHLEQLLKDQEPTCSK, encoded by the coding sequence ATGACCCCGCAAGCCCTGGCCCCAAGCCAGATCCCCGAGTGGTTCGCCTACCAGCTGGCACCGGAAAGCGCGGTCTACAACGTCAGCTTCAACCACTTCTTCCTCGACCGGGTCGACCGCGCCGCGTTTCTCGCCGCCTGGCAGCAGTTGCTCGCGCGTCACGACGTGTTCCGCCTGCGCCTGGGCTACGCCGACGGCCGGCCCTGCCAGTACCTGGGCGAACCCCAGGTACTCGACCCGGCGCGGCTATTCATCGAACGCACCAGCCTGCCTGCGGAGCAGGTGCTGGCCGAACAGCAGCGACTGGCCCGGGAGTACGCCCTGGCCCCGTTCGACTTCGCCAACGAGGTGCTCTATCGCCTGCACCTGGTGGCCTACCCAGGCGACGAGTTCCAGCTGATCTTCACCGTCCACCACATCATCTGGGACGAGACCAGCACGCTGAACCTGATCCGCGAATTCGCCACGCTTTACGGCGCCGCCTGCCAGGGCCGGCAGGCGCAGCTGGCGCCGCTGCGCGGCAGCTTCCTCGACTACGCCAGACGCTGCAACGATGCCCTGCACAGCGGCGAACTCGAGGTACACCGGCAATACTGGCTGCGCCAGTTCGCCGACCTGCCGGCGCCGCTGGAGCTGCCTACCGATCGACCGCGACCGGCAGTCCAGACCTACAACGGCAACACCGTCAAGACCTGGCTGCCGCGGGGCCTGGCGCGCGACCTGGGACGCTTCTGCGCCAGCCGCAACAGCACCCCGTTCATGTTCCTGCTGAGCGTGCTGGACCTATACCTGCATCGGATCTGCGGGCAAGACGACCTGGTGCTCGGTTGTCCGATAGCCGGGCGCTCGCCCCAGGACCAGGACAGCCTGGGCTGCTATGCCGTACCCATGCCGATCCGCACCCGCATCGTCCCCGGCATGACCTTCGCCACCTTGTTGGAACAGGTCGCCAGCACCGTGATGGAGGCGTTCGAACACTACCGTTACCCCTGCGTCAACGTGATCGAAGCCCTCGACCACCACAAGGATCTGTCGCGGCCGAAGCTGTTCTCGGTGATGGCCGGGGTGCAGAACGACAAGTCGGACTTCGTCAGCGTCGACCTCGGCCAGGGCCAGCTCTATCCGAAGGAAGTGTTCGCCGCCGAAAACCACGGCGCCCGCTTCGACCTGGCCATCGGCCTCGATCCGGTAGGCAGCGACGTGAAGCTCTTCTGCACCTACAACAGCGACCTGTTCGACGGCGACACCGTCGAGCGTTTGCTGGACAGCCTGCAGACGCTGTTCCAGGCCACGATCGACGACCCACACCAGCCTTTGCCGAACTACCCGTTGCTGTCTGCCGAGGCCGCCCGACAGGTGCTGCAGGACTTCAACCCACCTGCACCGAGCGGCGCCCCCGTGGTCGGCACCGTGCTCGAGCTGATCGAGATGCGCTGGCGCCAAGCGCCCGGCGCCGCAGCCCTGGCCAGCGCCCACGCTAGCCTTGACCAGGCGGCCGTGGCCGCTGAGGTCGACGGCCTGGCGCGCCAACTGGTCGCCAGCGGCCTAGGCGCCGGCCAGGCGGTGGGCGTGCTGCTCGACGGCGGCGCCGAGGCGGTCATCGCCCTACTGGCGGTACTCAGGCTCGGTGCCCTGTACGTACCGCTGCACCCGGACTGGCCACTCAATCGCCTGCGCGCGGTAGCCGACCAGGCAGGGCTGGCGGCCTTGGTCAGCCGTGAGGCTCAGGGCGAACAAGCCCTCGCCCTGGGCGTACCGACCCTGTTCATCGAGCGCCTCGCGCGCCAGCCAACGGGGCAGCCACGCCTGGCCAGCCAGGCCAACGCCGGGCAACTGGCCTACTTGCTGTTCACCTCTGGCACCACCGGCCAACCGAAGGGCATCCCCGTGCATCACGCCGGGTTGCTGGCGCTGATCGAGGCGACCCAAGCCAGGTATGCGCTGCAGCCTGGCGAGCGGATGCTGTTCTGGACCGCGACGACCTTCGACGCGTCGCTGCTGGACATGCTCTGGCCGCTGTGCGCGGGCGCCGAAGTGGTGCCCTGGCCGCCCGGGCTGGCGCGTACCGCCGAGCACCTGTTGCAGGTGCTGGAGAGGCAACGCATCGCCGTGCTGCAGATCGTGCCGGCGATGCTCGAGGCATTGGTCGAGGCGGCGCGGCGCGCGGGTTGCCGGTTGCCGGCGCTGCGCCTGATCATCTGTGGCGCGGCGGCCCTGCACCGCTCGCTGGCCGAGCGCACCCTGGCCACCTTCGACTGCCGCCTGGCCAATCATTACGGCCCTACCGAAGCCACCGTCGATGCCCTCTGGCACGACTGCGCGCAACCTTGCGCCGACGAACGCGTGCCCATCGGCCGCCCGCTGCCGCATGTGCAGGCGTTCATCCTCGACCGTCACGACCAGCCCCTGCCGATCGGTGTGCCCGGCCAGCTGTGCCTGGCCTCCGCCGGCCTCAGCCCTGGCTACTGGCAGGCGCCGGAGCAGACCCGCCAGGCCTTCTTCGACAAGGCCCTGCTGCCGGGCGAGGCGCCCTTGCGGCTGTACCGCACCGGCGATCTCGCGCGCTTCGACGCCGAGGGCCAGGTGCATTACATCGGCCGCCTCGACCATCAGGTGAAGGTACGTGGCAATCGCGTCGAGCTGGGCGATATCGAATCGGCGCTGGCCAGCCACCCCGACGTGGCCCGCGCCGTCGTTACCTGGCAAGAGGAAGACGCTGGCCGGTTGCGCGCCTTCGTCGAGCTACGCGAGCGCCAGGTGGCGCGCATCGAAGCCCGCGGCCAGGTGCTGCGGCAATTCAGCGTGGCTCAACGCCCGGAACTGCGGGTACACATGAACCTCATCCATCAGGGCACCTGGCCGCGCTACTTCGCTGGCAGCCAGGTGCTGACGCAGCACTGGCAATCGCTGTACAGCCTGTTCCCGCACTACCAGTTCTGCCTGGTAGACGATACCGACCAGGTTGCCTGCGTGGCCAACGGCGTCCCGTTGTACTGGGACGGCCAGCGCCAGAGCGTGCCCGCCGGCTGGGATGCGGCCCTGCAGCTGGCCCTGCGTCAGCATCAGGCGGGCATCGCGCCGAACACCGTGGTCGGGTTGGCCGGCATCGTCGCCGAACACTGCCAGGGCCAAGGCCTGGCCAGCACCCTGGCCAAGGGCTTCCGGGCCCTGGCCAGGCGCCATGGGCTTGAGCACTTCCTTGGCCCGGTGCGACCAGTGGGGATGCCTGCGGGGATGCCCGTGCAGCAATGGGCCGAGAGCCGCGACGAGCGTGGTGAGCCCCTGGACTTCTGGCTACGCGTCCACCTGCGCCTGGGCGCTCGCGAACTGGGGGTGGCGCTGGAGTCGCAGCGCATCGAGGGCAGCCTGGCGCAATGGCGGGAATGGACCGGCGCGCAGTTCGAGCACGCCGGCCCATGTCAGGTCGACGAGGCGCTACAGGCAGTGGAGGTCGATCTGGCCAATGATCGCGCCTGTTACCACGACCCCTCGATCTGGGTCGGCCACAGCGGCTTGCGCGAGCCTGCGCCGCCCGCGCCCCTCTGCGACCCGGCGGCGCTGCGCCAGCACCTGGCCGAGTGCCTGCCCGCCTACATGCTGCCCGACGAGTTGCTGATCATCGCCAGGCTGCCCCTGACCGAAAACGGCAAGCCCGACCTGCACCGCCTGCAACACCAGGCCTTGCCTCACGACGCCCCGGCGAGCCTGGCCAGCACCCCGCTGCAACAGCAGTTGCAGGTGTTGTGGCAACGCCTGCTGGGCGCCGACGGCTTCGGTATCGACCATGACTTTTTCGCACTCGGCGGCCAGTCCCTGAAGGTCATCGAGATGCTCGCCGCCGTCGAGCAGGCGCACGGTCGCAAAGTGCGTCTGCAGGCGTTCTACCGCCAACCCACCATCCGCCATCTGGAGCAGTTGCTAAAGGACCAGGAGCCGACATGTTCGAAATGA
- a CDS encoding ParB N-terminal domain-containing protein, whose protein sequence is MAHRYDIELTAIDTLRASEAVDEDHARALARDILSQQLWRTALPIERGSGLVMDGNHRLFAARLLGLRRIPCVLLDYTDSRVSVSAWADGQAFDLALLYGTLAAGRVLPYKTTRHRFRPALPSINLPLALLCQDPPLPLRQG, encoded by the coding sequence ATGGCCCACCGCTATGACATCGAACTGACCGCCATCGACACCCTGCGTGCCAGCGAAGCGGTCGACGAGGACCATGCGCGCGCCCTGGCGCGGGATATCCTCAGCCAACAGCTGTGGCGCACCGCGCTGCCCATCGAACGCGGCAGCGGCCTGGTGATGGACGGCAACCATCGCCTGTTCGCCGCACGCCTGCTGGGCCTGCGGCGCATTCCCTGCGTATTGCTGGACTACACCGACAGCCGGGTCAGCGTGAGCGCCTGGGCCGATGGCCAGGCCTTCGACCTGGCGCTGCTGTACGGCACCCTCGCCGCCGGCCGGGTACTGCCCTACAAGACCACGCGCCACCGTTTCCGGCCGGCGTTGCCGTCGATCAATCTGCCCCTGGCGTTGCTGTGCCAGGATCCGCCCCTGCCGCTTCGCCAAGGATGA
- a CDS encoding response regulator transcription factor, whose protein sequence is MHFQTVKRILLVEDHPLVADATRTLLLKMDSSLNVFICDSAPSAIETFKDQHDWYRILLDINVPHACGLSLVRTFHRLGVAQKCAVVTASHNQDWSQQAQAMGLLGYVVKAANLEDFTTAMRQILQGHRTFPISDDHAPANAVRLTRRQQEILQLLHRGLASKEVATELGLSLGTVNNHVTGLMRVLGVTNRTHAVSRAMDLGYLHDYATSAAWH, encoded by the coding sequence ATGCACTTTCAGACAGTAAAAAGAATATTGCTCGTGGAAGATCATCCCTTGGTGGCCGACGCCACCCGAACACTCTTATTGAAGATGGACAGCTCGCTGAATGTATTCATTTGCGACAGTGCGCCCAGCGCCATCGAAACTTTCAAAGATCAACATGACTGGTACCGGATATTACTTGATATCAATGTGCCGCACGCCTGTGGGCTGTCCTTGGTGAGAACTTTTCATCGCTTGGGCGTGGCGCAAAAATGCGCGGTGGTGACGGCCAGCCACAATCAGGACTGGAGCCAACAGGCCCAGGCCATGGGGCTGCTTGGCTATGTGGTCAAGGCCGCCAACCTGGAGGACTTCACCACCGCCATGCGGCAGATCCTGCAAGGGCACAGGACTTTTCCGATCAGCGACGACCACGCCCCCGCCAACGCGGTGCGCCTGACCCGCCGACAGCAGGAGATTCTGCAGTTGCTGCACCGTGGCCTGGCCTCCAAGGAAGTCGCCACCGAACTGGGCCTGAGCCTGGGCACGGTGAACAACCATGTCACCGGCCTGATGCGTGTGCTGGGCGTGACCAACCGCACCCACGCGGTGTCCCGCGCGATGGACCTTGGGTATCTGCATGACTACGCCACATCCGCCGCCTGGCACTGA
- a CDS encoding methyltransferase, protein MSDARQLRLWIFGFQISQAIHVVARLGVAEHIDQRPVAIEALARLCGCPVDGLQRLLRALCGIGLFAEHEDGFMHAGASPLLRRDHPQSHYLAASLYGAEHYASWGDLYQAVRLGWPVFEQRHGLPYYRYLQHCADRPGLHADYLAADAQAQDQAIQAAFDLTHCKHLVRIEDPSQALPNAADVYLLTHQLHRLDDAHASALLERCAAAMGADSRLLLVELMLAPEPGFDPARWLDLHNLLIGAGRERSQAHYLTLAAEAGLGLAEACRLDNGMTLLELRLAR, encoded by the coding sequence ATGTCCGATGCCCGTCAGTTGCGCCTGTGGATCTTCGGCTTCCAGATTTCCCAAGCCATTCATGTCGTCGCGCGCCTGGGCGTGGCCGAGCATATCGACCAACGGCCGGTAGCCATCGAGGCACTGGCCCGCCTCTGCGGCTGCCCGGTCGACGGTTTGCAGCGCCTGCTGCGAGCGCTGTGCGGTATTGGCCTGTTCGCCGAGCACGAGGACGGCTTCATGCATGCCGGCGCCTCGCCGCTGCTGCGGCGCGACCATCCGCAATCGCACTACCTGGCGGCCAGCCTCTATGGCGCCGAGCATTACGCCAGCTGGGGCGACCTGTATCAGGCCGTGCGCCTCGGCTGGCCGGTGTTCGAACAGCGCCACGGCCTGCCCTACTATCGCTACCTGCAGCACTGCGCCGACCGCCCGGGGCTGCATGCCGACTACCTGGCCGCCGACGCCCAGGCCCAGGACCAGGCGATCCAGGCGGCCTTCGACCTGACCCATTGCAAGCACCTGGTGCGTATCGAGGATCCCAGCCAAGCGCTGCCGAACGCCGCCGACGTTTACCTGCTGACCCACCAACTGCATCGCCTGGACGACGCCCACGCCAGCGCCCTGCTCGAGCGCTGCGCCGCGGCCATGGGCGCGGACAGCCGTCTGCTGCTGGTCGAGCTGATGCTTGCGCCCGAGCCTGGCTTCGACCCGGCACGCTGGCTCGACCTGCACAACCTGCTCATCGGCGCGGGTCGCGAGCGCAGCCAGGCGCACTATCTGACCCTTGCCGCCGAGGCCGGGCTGGGCCTTGCCGAAGCTTGTCGGCTGGACAACGGCATGACCCTGCTGGAGCTGCGCCTGGCGAGGTGA
- a CDS encoding MATE family efflux transporter, protein MTETTLGTWCREIIKLATPILGVRVLHIAVNVVGMLLIARLGPAELAAGALVTVLCTSIQVIALSPLLATGICIARRLGQADATGVGIDLRQGLFMSVAIGMLATLALLTLPTLMPLLGEPQALQALTAGYWRGMAWGMLPFMCTACCHQLFFPVGKGRLVMLFSAINLGGVLLLGHGLLHGAWGLPALGMAGWAYAVSALNWVVLALTLGYLGLAPAMRRYRLFTRERLWAPDRLKAFFVLGVPITVQFASELLAFSLVNIMVGWLGVGALSVQQIVIQCASVALMIPMGAGQACTLLISRAMGRGDGQAVRRIGLAAMLLVGTVMAVLALVYLLLPGPIIDAYLDPTRADYPTLATLASGMLAVLACSQALDALRNLMLAALRGLPDIWGPMWLNMGLLWALGMPLCYLLAFPGGLGLWGINGGLLVAFGLGALLMLGRFHQRTAPLVGAPSRQPVPE, encoded by the coding sequence ATGACTGAAACGACCCTCGGCACCTGGTGCCGCGAAATCATCAAGCTGGCCACGCCGATCCTCGGCGTGCGCGTGCTGCATATCGCCGTGAATGTCGTCGGCATGCTGCTGATCGCTCGCCTGGGCCCCGCCGAGCTGGCCGCCGGGGCCTTGGTCACGGTGCTGTGCACCAGCATCCAGGTCATCGCCCTGTCGCCACTGCTGGCCACTGGCATCTGCATTGCCCGCCGCCTGGGCCAGGCCGATGCCACGGGGGTGGGCATCGACTTGCGCCAGGGCCTGTTCATGAGCGTGGCCATCGGCATGCTCGCCACCCTCGCGCTGCTGACCCTACCGACGCTGATGCCGCTGCTGGGCGAACCTCAAGCCCTGCAGGCATTGACTGCCGGCTACTGGCGCGGCATGGCCTGGGGCATGTTGCCGTTCATGTGTACAGCCTGCTGCCACCAGCTGTTCTTCCCCGTCGGCAAAGGCCGCCTGGTGATGCTGTTCAGCGCCATCAACCTGGGCGGCGTGCTGCTGCTCGGCCACGGTCTGCTGCATGGCGCCTGGGGCTTGCCCGCGCTGGGCATGGCCGGCTGGGCCTACGCAGTGTCGGCGCTGAACTGGGTGGTCCTGGCGTTGACCCTGGGCTACCTGGGCCTGGCTCCGGCCATGCGCCGCTACCGGCTGTTCACTCGCGAGCGGCTGTGGGCGCCGGATCGCCTCAAGGCGTTCTTCGTCCTGGGTGTGCCGATCACCGTACAGTTCGCCAGCGAGCTGCTGGCGTTCAGCCTGGTCAATATCATGGTCGGCTGGCTGGGCGTCGGCGCGCTGAGCGTACAGCAGATCGTCATCCAGTGCGCCAGCGTGGCGCTGATGATCCCGATGGGCGCCGGCCAGGCCTGCACCTTGCTGATCAGCCGGGCCATGGGCCGTGGCGACGGCCAGGCGGTGCGTCGCATCGGCCTGGCGGCGATGCTTCTGGTCGGTACGGTGATGGCCGTGCTCGCCCTGGTCTACCTGCTGCTGCCAGGGCCGATCATCGACGCCTACCTCGATCCGACGCGCGCCGACTATCCGACGCTGGCAACGCTGGCCTCCGGCATGCTGGCGGTGCTCGCCTGCAGCCAGGCCCTCGACGCCCTGCGCAACCTGATGCTCGCGGCGTTGCGCGGGCTGCCCGATATCTGGGGCCCGATGTGGCTGAACATGGGGCTGCTGTGGGCGCTCGGCATGCCGTTGTGCTACCTGCTGGCGTTCCCCGGCGGCCTGGGCCTGTGGGGTATCAACGGCGGGCTGCTGGTGGCCTTCGGCCTGGGCGCGCTGCTGATGCTCGGCCGCTTCCACCAGCGCACCGCGCCCCTGGTCGGCGCCCCCTCACGCCAACCTGTCCCAGAGTAA
- a CDS encoding thioesterase II family protein, translated as MPPRDTWFIRRTVSAPRLRLFCFSHAGGSAADYLPWHPHLGPHVELCAVQLPGRGSRMAETPRDDLPRLVAELLQMLRASDDGLPCAFFGHSLGALLAFELSHALREQSLALPLRLFASGCAAPSVCRLEPPLHRLDDVQLLEQLRGYNGTPPGVLANPDLLGLVLPTLRADFRLVGDYHYRQRPALPVPIHVLAGHDDPHVASADLGAWADETSAGCNYHGFAGDHFFIRPHAAAIRRILLDALATTLAGPARRAAIQWQ; from the coding sequence ATGCCCCCTCGCGATACCTGGTTCATACGCCGTACCGTCAGCGCGCCGCGCCTGCGCCTGTTCTGCTTCAGCCACGCCGGCGGCAGCGCCGCCGACTACTTGCCCTGGCACCCGCACCTGGGCCCGCACGTGGAGCTGTGCGCGGTACAGCTGCCTGGGCGCGGCTCGCGCATGGCCGAGACGCCCCGCGACGACCTGCCACGCCTGGTCGCCGAACTGCTGCAGATGCTGCGCGCCAGCGACGACGGGCTACCCTGTGCCTTCTTCGGCCACAGCCTCGGCGCGCTGCTGGCCTTCGAACTGAGCCACGCCCTGCGCGAGCAGAGCCTGGCCTTGCCGCTGCGGCTGTTCGCCTCGGGTTGCGCCGCGCCCTCGGTGTGCCGCCTCGAGCCACCGCTGCACCGGCTCGACGACGTACAGCTGCTGGAGCAATTGCGCGGCTACAATGGCACGCCCCCTGGCGTGCTGGCCAATCCGGACCTGCTCGGCCTGGTACTGCCGACGCTGCGCGCCGACTTCCGCCTGGTGGGCGACTACCATTACCGACAGCGCCCGGCGCTGCCGGTGCCGATCCATGTGCTGGCCGGCCACGACGATCCACATGTCGCCTCCGCCGACCTCGGCGCCTGGGCCGACGAGACCAGCGCCGGCTGCAATTACCACGGTTTCGCCGGCGACCACTTCTTCATCCGGCCTCACGCCGCGGCCATCCGGCGCATCCTGCTCGATGCCCTGGCCACGACGCTGGCCGGCCCGGCCAGGAGGGCCGCCATCCAATGGCAATGA
- a CDS encoding SRPBCC family protein → MTRAEFKALARRERANVVSLHQRALRSDPAAVGALLAGFYAPDSPLWPHAAWPRDLCSGPMGEGCIGGHGATRYRLERYVPGEQALFRFIAPRGYRGVHGFRIQALEDGRTCLSHFTCLRLSRYHRLMWHLLVRWVHDALIGDLLDGAERHLCAGVRRQRRWKWRVHLIRHALGGARLLAEAAGLKRRNHHASH, encoded by the coding sequence ATGACGCGCGCCGAATTCAAGGCCCTGGCACGGCGGGAGCGGGCCAACGTGGTCAGCCTGCATCAGCGCGCGTTACGCAGTGATCCGGCAGCCGTCGGCGCGCTGCTGGCCGGTTTCTACGCCCCGGATTCGCCGCTGTGGCCGCACGCCGCCTGGCCGCGCGACCTCTGCTCAGGCCCCATGGGCGAGGGCTGCATCGGCGGCCACGGCGCGACCCGCTATCGCCTGGAGCGCTACGTGCCGGGCGAGCAAGCGCTGTTCCGCTTCATCGCTCCCCGGGGCTACCGGGGGGTGCATGGCTTTCGCATCCAGGCCCTGGAGGACGGACGCACCTGCCTGAGCCATTTCACCTGCCTGCGTCTGAGCCGGTATCACCGGCTGATGTGGCACCTGCTGGTGCGCTGGGTGCATGACGCGCTGATCGGCGACCTGCTCGATGGCGCCGAACGCCACCTGTGCGCCGGAGTGCGCCGGCAGCGCCGCTGGAAGTGGCGGGTACACCTGATTCGTCATGCGCTGGGAGGCGCGCGTCTGCTGGCTGAAGCGGCCGGCCTGAAAAGGAGGAACCACCATGCAAGCCATTGA